The Salvelinus alpinus chromosome 35, SLU_Salpinus.1, whole genome shotgun sequence genome window below encodes:
- the LOC139564047 gene encoding phosphatase and actin regulator 4B-like isoform X3, with the protein MSATAHPAPRHLWQGRDLSKALPEQGTEPRGHLQGGLKPLPTDLPTAAEDHHLPTPMTFYRTVDCCASDLVMENRVDEVDHLHNTTEGDGDSTPLPCKGKGKFSTLGKIFKPWKWRKKKSSEKFTETSEVLERKMSMRRPRQELIEQGVLKELSENDGDDPHSLKQSYVKNGHTLPVGGGGGGGRGQENQTRPPSDLGMNPSDFKVNPAWLPQIEDRRVRFPPDVELHGDQGGPRGSGQQEEGRRGGGAVRSQGEGEWKSNMAWQGQAMGQVQGMGQEEGRRGGRLHPSDGDKRPGLQKAPSEDGRRSRPAETAWKPTLPRHASAEEGRARRESESHFVPDPDLLRDTLRESLPPKQSVMPPKWLMSSTPEPGSEGSPSSHTPSNHPATTYSSSSSSSAVAMPARTVSSAGANPQSSAVVSFAPSSTPQVTKQPPLPLPKPVNRGVNAAMLGNLTQAGTSLVPTKPSPPMPPKRTTPVTKRNPEDPSASTQSVSTPSPSLLSPEDHHNHSAGFQMPPPSPPLPNHIPPSPPRQHLQAHYLHHQHSYQHPIPQPLLFDPPSPTNEPPQRPAPVPLHIMIQRALSSPGPAQPHPDSSQRSAHSLLFETPPEYQGDRSRPLAVSIQPLKLAEDDYSEEEEEDDDEEEEEYDGELPQPELEPRSRRCMVGEPSINVIPEGPNSSEEEEEEEQQDLQRDDSDSDGPVLYKDEDSDEDDEEDEPPPSALASRVRRKDTLALKLSNRHAPEKHAREDKSSGHTERCTPGHTPGHTHQGSTGLTWQSREQWDAIRTQIGSALTRRLSQRPSAEELEQRNILQPKNQVDRQAEVREIKRRLTRKLSQRPTVAELQARKILRFHEYVEVTTANDYDRRADKPWTKLTPADKAAIRKELNDFKSSEMEVHEDSRIYTRFHRP; encoded by the exons ATGTCTGCCACTGCGCACCCAGCTCCAAGACACCTTTGGCAGGGGAGAGATCTGTCAAAGGCCCTTCCAGAGCA AGGGACTGAGCCGAGAGGGCATCTCCAGGGAGGCCTGAAACCTCTCCCCACAGACCTACCTACTGCTGCTGAAGACCACCACCTCCCAACACCAATGACCTTCTACA GAACCGTTGACTGTTGCGCCTCAGACCTTGTAATGGAAAATCGTG TTGATGAAGTTGACCACCTGCACAACACGACAGAGGGAGATGGGGACAGCACCCCTCTCCCATGCAAGGGCAAGGGCAAGTTCTCTACCCTCGGCAAGATCTTCAAACCATGGAAGTGGAGGAAGAAGAAAAGCAGCGAGAAGTTTACGGAAACTTCAGAAG TTCTGGAGAGAAAGATGTCGATGAGGCGACCGAGGCAGGAGCTTATAGAACAGGGAGTGCTGAAGGAGCTCTCAGAGAATG ATGGGGACGATCCTCACAGCCTCAAACAGTCCTACGTGAAGAATGGCCACACCCTGCccgtgggtggtggtggtggagggggcaGAGGGCAGGAGAACCAGACAAGACCCCCCTCAGACCTTGGGATGAACCCCTCAGACTTTAAGGTGAACCCAGCCTGGCTGCCCCAGATAGAGGACCGCAGGGTCCGATTCCCCCCGGATGTAGAACTCCATGGGGACCAGGGTGGCCCCAGAGGCTCCGGACAGCAGGAGGAGGGCCGGCGAGGAGGTGGAGCAGTACGGTCCCAGGGGGAGGGGGAATGGAAGTCTAACATGGCCTGGCAGGGCCAGGCGATGGGCCAGGTGCAGGGGATGGGACAGGAGGAGGGTAGACGTGGGGGCAGACTCCACCCTTCTGACGGAGACAAGCGGCCGGGCCTGCAGAAGGCGCCATCAGAGGACGGTAGGAGGAGTCGCCCTGCTGAGACGGCATGGAAACCCACCCTCCCCCGGCACGCGTCCGCAGAGGAGGGAAGGGCCCGTAGAG AATCGGAGAGCCATTTTGTTCCTGATCCAGATTTGCTGCGGGACACTCTCCGAGAGTCTCTGCCCCCCAAACAGTCCGTTATGCCCCCCAAGTGGCTGATGAGCTCCACCCCCGAGCCCGGCAGCGAAGGGTCACCCTCATCCCACACCCCATCCAACCACCCTGCAACCACgtactcttcctcctcttcttcctctgcagTTGCAATGCCTGCCCGAACTGTCTCCTCTGCAGGCGCCAACCCCCAATCTTCAGCAGTAGTGTCCTTCGCTCCATCCTCCACCCCCCAGGTGACCAAGCAGCCTCCCCTCCCACTGCCCAAGCCCGTCAACAGGGGCGTTAATGCTGCCATGTTAG GCAACCTCACCCAGGCCGGTACCAGCCTTGTGCCAACTAAGCCCTCCCCACCGATGCCCCCCAAGAGGACCACCCCTGTCACAAAGCGCAACCCAGAGGACCCGTCTGCGTCCACCCAGTCTGTCTccaccccttccccttccctgCTTTCTCCTGAGGACCATCATAACCACTCAGCGGGCTTCCAGATGCCTCCCCCGTCACCGCCCTTACCCAACCAcatccccccttctcccccccGCCAGCATCTGCAAGCGCACTACCTCCACCACCAGCACTCCTACCAACATCCCATCCCCCAGCCCTTGCTCTTTGACCCCCCCAGCCCCACCAATGAGCCCCCCCAGCGGCCGGCCCCCGTCCCCCTGCACATCATGATCCAGAGGGCCCTGTCCAGCCCCGGCCCAGCCCAGCCACATCCCGACAGCTCCCAGCGCTCAGCTCACTCCCTGCTCTTCGAGACACCGCCCGAGTACCAGGGGGACCGCAGCCGGCCCCTAGCCGTCAGCATCCAGCCTCTGAAACT GGCTGAGGATGACTactcggaggaggaggaggaggatgatgacgaagaagaggaggagtatgaTGGGGAGCTCCCCCAGCCAGAGCtggagccacggagcaggaggtgCATGGTGGGAGAGCCCAGCATCAACGTCATCCCTGAGGGACCCAACagcagtgaggaggaggaggaggaagaacagcAGGACTTGCAAAGGGACGACAGCGACTCGGACGGGCCAGTGCTCTATAAAGATGAAGATTCAGacgaggatgatgaggaggatgagcCTCCACCCa GTGCTTTGGCCAGCAGGGTCAGAAGGAAAGACACTTTAGCTTTGAAACTGAGTAACCGACACGCCCCAGAGAAACATGCTCGAGAGGACAAGTCCAGCGGTCACACCGAACGATGCACTCCGGGACAcacaccaggacacacacaccaaggGTCAACAGGGCTGACGTGGCAGAGCAGGGAGCAATGGGATGCCATACGCACACAAATAGGCTCTGCACTCACAAG GCGTCTCAGCCAGAGACCCAGTGCAGAGGAGCTGGAGCAGAGAAACATCCTTCAAC cCAAGAAccaggtagacaggcaggcagaggtccgAGAGATCAAACGTAGGCTCACCAGGAAG
- the LOC139564047 gene encoding phosphatase and actin regulator 4B-like isoform X2 gives MSQERRGTEPRGHLQGGLKPLPTDLPTAAEDHHLPTPMTFYRTVDCCASDLVMENRVDEVDHLHNTTEGDGDSTPLPCKGKGKFSTLGKIFKPWKWRKKKSSEKFTETSEVLERKMSMRRPRQELIEQGVLKELSENDGDDPHSLKQSYVKNGHTLPVGGGGGGGRGQENQTRPPSDLGMNPSDFKVNPAWLPQIEDRRVRFPPDVELHGDQGGPRGSGQQEEGRRGGGAVRSQGEGEWKSNMAWQGQAMGQVQGMGQEEGRRGGRLHPSDGDKRPGLQKAPSEDGRRSRPAETAWKPTLPRHASAEEGRARRESESHFVPDPDLLRDTLRESLPPKQSVMPPKWLMSSTPEPGSEGSPSSHTPSNHPATTYSSSSSSSAVAMPARTVSSAGANPQSSAVVSFAPSSTPQVTKQPPLPLPKPVNRGVNAAMLASTLQGGENQNDSQLPLYWSCWKREGDYDVYLSLPVYLCRRDGRGLRSGNLTQAGTSLVPTKPSPPMPPKRTTPVTKRNPEDPSASTQSVSTPSPSLLSPEDHHNHSAGFQMPPPSPPLPNHIPPSPPRQHLQAHYLHHQHSYQHPIPQPLLFDPPSPTNEPPQRPAPVPLHIMIQRALSSPGPAQPHPDSSQRSAHSLLFETPPEYQGDRSRPLAVSIQPLKLAEDDYSEEEEEDDDEEEEEYDGELPQPELEPRSRRCMVGEPSINVIPEGPNSSEEEEEEEQQDLQRDDSDSDGPVLYKDEDSDEDDEEDEPPPSALASRVRRKDTLALKLSNRHAPEKHAREDKSSGHTERCTPGHTPGHTHQGSTGLTWQSREQWDAIRTQIGSALTRRLSQRPSAEELEQRNILQPKNQVDRQAEVREIKRRLTRKLSQRPTVAELQARKILRFHEYVEVTTANDYDRRADKPWTKLTPADKAAIRKELNDFKSSEMEVHEDSRIYTRFHRP, from the exons AGGGACTGAGCCGAGAGGGCATCTCCAGGGAGGCCTGAAACCTCTCCCCACAGACCTACCTACTGCTGCTGAAGACCACCACCTCCCAACACCAATGACCTTCTACA GAACCGTTGACTGTTGCGCCTCAGACCTTGTAATGGAAAATCGTG TTGATGAAGTTGACCACCTGCACAACACGACAGAGGGAGATGGGGACAGCACCCCTCTCCCATGCAAGGGCAAGGGCAAGTTCTCTACCCTCGGCAAGATCTTCAAACCATGGAAGTGGAGGAAGAAGAAAAGCAGCGAGAAGTTTACGGAAACTTCAGAAG TTCTGGAGAGAAAGATGTCGATGAGGCGACCGAGGCAGGAGCTTATAGAACAGGGAGTGCTGAAGGAGCTCTCAGAGAATG ATGGGGACGATCCTCACAGCCTCAAACAGTCCTACGTGAAGAATGGCCACACCCTGCccgtgggtggtggtggtggagggggcaGAGGGCAGGAGAACCAGACAAGACCCCCCTCAGACCTTGGGATGAACCCCTCAGACTTTAAGGTGAACCCAGCCTGGCTGCCCCAGATAGAGGACCGCAGGGTCCGATTCCCCCCGGATGTAGAACTCCATGGGGACCAGGGTGGCCCCAGAGGCTCCGGACAGCAGGAGGAGGGCCGGCGAGGAGGTGGAGCAGTACGGTCCCAGGGGGAGGGGGAATGGAAGTCTAACATGGCCTGGCAGGGCCAGGCGATGGGCCAGGTGCAGGGGATGGGACAGGAGGAGGGTAGACGTGGGGGCAGACTCCACCCTTCTGACGGAGACAAGCGGCCGGGCCTGCAGAAGGCGCCATCAGAGGACGGTAGGAGGAGTCGCCCTGCTGAGACGGCATGGAAACCCACCCTCCCCCGGCACGCGTCCGCAGAGGAGGGAAGGGCCCGTAGAG AATCGGAGAGCCATTTTGTTCCTGATCCAGATTTGCTGCGGGACACTCTCCGAGAGTCTCTGCCCCCCAAACAGTCCGTTATGCCCCCCAAGTGGCTGATGAGCTCCACCCCCGAGCCCGGCAGCGAAGGGTCACCCTCATCCCACACCCCATCCAACCACCCTGCAACCACgtactcttcctcctcttcttcctctgcagTTGCAATGCCTGCCCGAACTGTCTCCTCTGCAGGCGCCAACCCCCAATCTTCAGCAGTAGTGTCCTTCGCTCCATCCTCCACCCCCCAGGTGACCAAGCAGCCTCCCCTCCCACTGCCCAAGCCCGTCAACAGGGGCGTTAATGCTGCCATGTTAG CCTCCACTCTACAGGGGGGTGAGAACCAGAATGACTCCCAACTGCCCCTCTACTGGTCCTGCTGGAAACGCGAGGGCGACTATGATGTCTACCTGTCCCTCCCTGTCTACCTGTGCCGGCGGGACGGCAGAGGCCTGCGGTCAG GCAACCTCACCCAGGCCGGTACCAGCCTTGTGCCAACTAAGCCCTCCCCACCGATGCCCCCCAAGAGGACCACCCCTGTCACAAAGCGCAACCCAGAGGACCCGTCTGCGTCCACCCAGTCTGTCTccaccccttccccttccctgCTTTCTCCTGAGGACCATCATAACCACTCAGCGGGCTTCCAGATGCCTCCCCCGTCACCGCCCTTACCCAACCAcatccccccttctcccccccGCCAGCATCTGCAAGCGCACTACCTCCACCACCAGCACTCCTACCAACATCCCATCCCCCAGCCCTTGCTCTTTGACCCCCCCAGCCCCACCAATGAGCCCCCCCAGCGGCCGGCCCCCGTCCCCCTGCACATCATGATCCAGAGGGCCCTGTCCAGCCCCGGCCCAGCCCAGCCACATCCCGACAGCTCCCAGCGCTCAGCTCACTCCCTGCTCTTCGAGACACCGCCCGAGTACCAGGGGGACCGCAGCCGGCCCCTAGCCGTCAGCATCCAGCCTCTGAAACT GGCTGAGGATGACTactcggaggaggaggaggaggatgatgacgaagaagaggaggagtatgaTGGGGAGCTCCCCCAGCCAGAGCtggagccacggagcaggaggtgCATGGTGGGAGAGCCCAGCATCAACGTCATCCCTGAGGGACCCAACagcagtgaggaggaggaggaggaagaacagcAGGACTTGCAAAGGGACGACAGCGACTCGGACGGGCCAGTGCTCTATAAAGATGAAGATTCAGacgaggatgatgaggaggatgagcCTCCACCCa GTGCTTTGGCCAGCAGGGTCAGAAGGAAAGACACTTTAGCTTTGAAACTGAGTAACCGACACGCCCCAGAGAAACATGCTCGAGAGGACAAGTCCAGCGGTCACACCGAACGATGCACTCCGGGACAcacaccaggacacacacaccaaggGTCAACAGGGCTGACGTGGCAGAGCAGGGAGCAATGGGATGCCATACGCACACAAATAGGCTCTGCACTCACAAG GCGTCTCAGCCAGAGACCCAGTGCAGAGGAGCTGGAGCAGAGAAACATCCTTCAAC cCAAGAAccaggtagacaggcaggcagaggtccgAGAGATCAAACGTAGGCTCACCAGGAAG
- the LOC139564047 gene encoding phosphatase and actin regulator 4B-like isoform X4 has protein sequence MTFYRTVDCCASDLVMENRVDEVDHLHNTTEGDGDSTPLPCKGKGKFSTLGKIFKPWKWRKKKSSEKFTETSEVLERKMSMRRPRQELIEQGVLKELSENDGDDPHSLKQSYVKNGHTLPVGGGGGGGRGQENQTRPPSDLGMNPSDFKVNPAWLPQIEDRRVRFPPDVELHGDQGGPRGSGQQEEGRRGGGAVRSQGEGEWKSNMAWQGQAMGQVQGMGQEEGRRGGRLHPSDGDKRPGLQKAPSEDGRRSRPAETAWKPTLPRHASAEEGRARRESESHFVPDPDLLRDTLRESLPPKQSVMPPKWLMSSTPEPGSEGSPSSHTPSNHPATTYSSSSSSSAVAMPARTVSSAGANPQSSAVVSFAPSSTPQVTKQPPLPLPKPVNRGVNAAMLASTLQGGENQNDSQLPLYWSCWKREGDYDVYLSLPVYLCRRDGRGLRSGNLTQAGTSLVPTKPSPPMPPKRTTPVTKRNPEDPSASTQSVSTPSPSLLSPEDHHNHSAGFQMPPPSPPLPNHIPPSPPRQHLQAHYLHHQHSYQHPIPQPLLFDPPSPTNEPPQRPAPVPLHIMIQRALSSPGPAQPHPDSSQRSAHSLLFETPPEYQGDRSRPLAVSIQPLKLAEDDYSEEEEEDDDEEEEEYDGELPQPELEPRSRRCMVGEPSINVIPEGPNSSEEEEEEEQQDLQRDDSDSDGPVLYKDEDSDEDDEEDEPPPSALASRVRRKDTLALKLSNRHAPEKHAREDKSSGHTERCTPGHTPGHTHQGSTGLTWQSREQWDAIRTQIGSALTRRLSQRPSAEELEQRNILQPKNQVDRQAEVREIKRRLTRKLSQRPTVAELQARKILRFHEYVEVTTANDYDRRADKPWTKLTPADKAAIRKELNDFKSSEMEVHEDSRIYTRFHRP, from the exons ATGACCTTCTACA GAACCGTTGACTGTTGCGCCTCAGACCTTGTAATGGAAAATCGTG TTGATGAAGTTGACCACCTGCACAACACGACAGAGGGAGATGGGGACAGCACCCCTCTCCCATGCAAGGGCAAGGGCAAGTTCTCTACCCTCGGCAAGATCTTCAAACCATGGAAGTGGAGGAAGAAGAAAAGCAGCGAGAAGTTTACGGAAACTTCAGAAG TTCTGGAGAGAAAGATGTCGATGAGGCGACCGAGGCAGGAGCTTATAGAACAGGGAGTGCTGAAGGAGCTCTCAGAGAATG ATGGGGACGATCCTCACAGCCTCAAACAGTCCTACGTGAAGAATGGCCACACCCTGCccgtgggtggtggtggtggagggggcaGAGGGCAGGAGAACCAGACAAGACCCCCCTCAGACCTTGGGATGAACCCCTCAGACTTTAAGGTGAACCCAGCCTGGCTGCCCCAGATAGAGGACCGCAGGGTCCGATTCCCCCCGGATGTAGAACTCCATGGGGACCAGGGTGGCCCCAGAGGCTCCGGACAGCAGGAGGAGGGCCGGCGAGGAGGTGGAGCAGTACGGTCCCAGGGGGAGGGGGAATGGAAGTCTAACATGGCCTGGCAGGGCCAGGCGATGGGCCAGGTGCAGGGGATGGGACAGGAGGAGGGTAGACGTGGGGGCAGACTCCACCCTTCTGACGGAGACAAGCGGCCGGGCCTGCAGAAGGCGCCATCAGAGGACGGTAGGAGGAGTCGCCCTGCTGAGACGGCATGGAAACCCACCCTCCCCCGGCACGCGTCCGCAGAGGAGGGAAGGGCCCGTAGAG AATCGGAGAGCCATTTTGTTCCTGATCCAGATTTGCTGCGGGACACTCTCCGAGAGTCTCTGCCCCCCAAACAGTCCGTTATGCCCCCCAAGTGGCTGATGAGCTCCACCCCCGAGCCCGGCAGCGAAGGGTCACCCTCATCCCACACCCCATCCAACCACCCTGCAACCACgtactcttcctcctcttcttcctctgcagTTGCAATGCCTGCCCGAACTGTCTCCTCTGCAGGCGCCAACCCCCAATCTTCAGCAGTAGTGTCCTTCGCTCCATCCTCCACCCCCCAGGTGACCAAGCAGCCTCCCCTCCCACTGCCCAAGCCCGTCAACAGGGGCGTTAATGCTGCCATGTTAG CCTCCACTCTACAGGGGGGTGAGAACCAGAATGACTCCCAACTGCCCCTCTACTGGTCCTGCTGGAAACGCGAGGGCGACTATGATGTCTACCTGTCCCTCCCTGTCTACCTGTGCCGGCGGGACGGCAGAGGCCTGCGGTCAG GCAACCTCACCCAGGCCGGTACCAGCCTTGTGCCAACTAAGCCCTCCCCACCGATGCCCCCCAAGAGGACCACCCCTGTCACAAAGCGCAACCCAGAGGACCCGTCTGCGTCCACCCAGTCTGTCTccaccccttccccttccctgCTTTCTCCTGAGGACCATCATAACCACTCAGCGGGCTTCCAGATGCCTCCCCCGTCACCGCCCTTACCCAACCAcatccccccttctcccccccGCCAGCATCTGCAAGCGCACTACCTCCACCACCAGCACTCCTACCAACATCCCATCCCCCAGCCCTTGCTCTTTGACCCCCCCAGCCCCACCAATGAGCCCCCCCAGCGGCCGGCCCCCGTCCCCCTGCACATCATGATCCAGAGGGCCCTGTCCAGCCCCGGCCCAGCCCAGCCACATCCCGACAGCTCCCAGCGCTCAGCTCACTCCCTGCTCTTCGAGACACCGCCCGAGTACCAGGGGGACCGCAGCCGGCCCCTAGCCGTCAGCATCCAGCCTCTGAAACT GGCTGAGGATGACTactcggaggaggaggaggaggatgatgacgaagaagaggaggagtatgaTGGGGAGCTCCCCCAGCCAGAGCtggagccacggagcaggaggtgCATGGTGGGAGAGCCCAGCATCAACGTCATCCCTGAGGGACCCAACagcagtgaggaggaggaggaggaagaacagcAGGACTTGCAAAGGGACGACAGCGACTCGGACGGGCCAGTGCTCTATAAAGATGAAGATTCAGacgaggatgatgaggaggatgagcCTCCACCCa GTGCTTTGGCCAGCAGGGTCAGAAGGAAAGACACTTTAGCTTTGAAACTGAGTAACCGACACGCCCCAGAGAAACATGCTCGAGAGGACAAGTCCAGCGGTCACACCGAACGATGCACTCCGGGACAcacaccaggacacacacaccaaggGTCAACAGGGCTGACGTGGCAGAGCAGGGAGCAATGGGATGCCATACGCACACAAATAGGCTCTGCACTCACAAG GCGTCTCAGCCAGAGACCCAGTGCAGAGGAGCTGGAGCAGAGAAACATCCTTCAAC cCAAGAAccaggtagacaggcaggcagaggtccgAGAGATCAAACGTAGGCTCACCAGGAAG
- the LOC139564047 gene encoding phosphatase and actin regulator 4B-like isoform X1 yields the protein MSATAHPAPRHLWQGRDLSKALPEQGTEPRGHLQGGLKPLPTDLPTAAEDHHLPTPMTFYRTVDCCASDLVMENRVDEVDHLHNTTEGDGDSTPLPCKGKGKFSTLGKIFKPWKWRKKKSSEKFTETSEVLERKMSMRRPRQELIEQGVLKELSENDGDDPHSLKQSYVKNGHTLPVGGGGGGGRGQENQTRPPSDLGMNPSDFKVNPAWLPQIEDRRVRFPPDVELHGDQGGPRGSGQQEEGRRGGGAVRSQGEGEWKSNMAWQGQAMGQVQGMGQEEGRRGGRLHPSDGDKRPGLQKAPSEDGRRSRPAETAWKPTLPRHASAEEGRARRESESHFVPDPDLLRDTLRESLPPKQSVMPPKWLMSSTPEPGSEGSPSSHTPSNHPATTYSSSSSSSAVAMPARTVSSAGANPQSSAVVSFAPSSTPQVTKQPPLPLPKPVNRGVNAAMLASTLQGGENQNDSQLPLYWSCWKREGDYDVYLSLPVYLCRRDGRGLRSGNLTQAGTSLVPTKPSPPMPPKRTTPVTKRNPEDPSASTQSVSTPSPSLLSPEDHHNHSAGFQMPPPSPPLPNHIPPSPPRQHLQAHYLHHQHSYQHPIPQPLLFDPPSPTNEPPQRPAPVPLHIMIQRALSSPGPAQPHPDSSQRSAHSLLFETPPEYQGDRSRPLAVSIQPLKLAEDDYSEEEEEDDDEEEEEYDGELPQPELEPRSRRCMVGEPSINVIPEGPNSSEEEEEEEQQDLQRDDSDSDGPVLYKDEDSDEDDEEDEPPPSALASRVRRKDTLALKLSNRHAPEKHAREDKSSGHTERCTPGHTPGHTHQGSTGLTWQSREQWDAIRTQIGSALTRRLSQRPSAEELEQRNILQPKNQVDRQAEVREIKRRLTRKLSQRPTVAELQARKILRFHEYVEVTTANDYDRRADKPWTKLTPADKAAIRKELNDFKSSEMEVHEDSRIYTRFHRP from the exons ATGTCTGCCACTGCGCACCCAGCTCCAAGACACCTTTGGCAGGGGAGAGATCTGTCAAAGGCCCTTCCAGAGCA AGGGACTGAGCCGAGAGGGCATCTCCAGGGAGGCCTGAAACCTCTCCCCACAGACCTACCTACTGCTGCTGAAGACCACCACCTCCCAACACCAATGACCTTCTACA GAACCGTTGACTGTTGCGCCTCAGACCTTGTAATGGAAAATCGTG TTGATGAAGTTGACCACCTGCACAACACGACAGAGGGAGATGGGGACAGCACCCCTCTCCCATGCAAGGGCAAGGGCAAGTTCTCTACCCTCGGCAAGATCTTCAAACCATGGAAGTGGAGGAAGAAGAAAAGCAGCGAGAAGTTTACGGAAACTTCAGAAG TTCTGGAGAGAAAGATGTCGATGAGGCGACCGAGGCAGGAGCTTATAGAACAGGGAGTGCTGAAGGAGCTCTCAGAGAATG ATGGGGACGATCCTCACAGCCTCAAACAGTCCTACGTGAAGAATGGCCACACCCTGCccgtgggtggtggtggtggagggggcaGAGGGCAGGAGAACCAGACAAGACCCCCCTCAGACCTTGGGATGAACCCCTCAGACTTTAAGGTGAACCCAGCCTGGCTGCCCCAGATAGAGGACCGCAGGGTCCGATTCCCCCCGGATGTAGAACTCCATGGGGACCAGGGTGGCCCCAGAGGCTCCGGACAGCAGGAGGAGGGCCGGCGAGGAGGTGGAGCAGTACGGTCCCAGGGGGAGGGGGAATGGAAGTCTAACATGGCCTGGCAGGGCCAGGCGATGGGCCAGGTGCAGGGGATGGGACAGGAGGAGGGTAGACGTGGGGGCAGACTCCACCCTTCTGACGGAGACAAGCGGCCGGGCCTGCAGAAGGCGCCATCAGAGGACGGTAGGAGGAGTCGCCCTGCTGAGACGGCATGGAAACCCACCCTCCCCCGGCACGCGTCCGCAGAGGAGGGAAGGGCCCGTAGAG AATCGGAGAGCCATTTTGTTCCTGATCCAGATTTGCTGCGGGACACTCTCCGAGAGTCTCTGCCCCCCAAACAGTCCGTTATGCCCCCCAAGTGGCTGATGAGCTCCACCCCCGAGCCCGGCAGCGAAGGGTCACCCTCATCCCACACCCCATCCAACCACCCTGCAACCACgtactcttcctcctcttcttcctctgcagTTGCAATGCCTGCCCGAACTGTCTCCTCTGCAGGCGCCAACCCCCAATCTTCAGCAGTAGTGTCCTTCGCTCCATCCTCCACCCCCCAGGTGACCAAGCAGCCTCCCCTCCCACTGCCCAAGCCCGTCAACAGGGGCGTTAATGCTGCCATGTTAG CCTCCACTCTACAGGGGGGTGAGAACCAGAATGACTCCCAACTGCCCCTCTACTGGTCCTGCTGGAAACGCGAGGGCGACTATGATGTCTACCTGTCCCTCCCTGTCTACCTGTGCCGGCGGGACGGCAGAGGCCTGCGGTCAG GCAACCTCACCCAGGCCGGTACCAGCCTTGTGCCAACTAAGCCCTCCCCACCGATGCCCCCCAAGAGGACCACCCCTGTCACAAAGCGCAACCCAGAGGACCCGTCTGCGTCCACCCAGTCTGTCTccaccccttccccttccctgCTTTCTCCTGAGGACCATCATAACCACTCAGCGGGCTTCCAGATGCCTCCCCCGTCACCGCCCTTACCCAACCAcatccccccttctcccccccGCCAGCATCTGCAAGCGCACTACCTCCACCACCAGCACTCCTACCAACATCCCATCCCCCAGCCCTTGCTCTTTGACCCCCCCAGCCCCACCAATGAGCCCCCCCAGCGGCCGGCCCCCGTCCCCCTGCACATCATGATCCAGAGGGCCCTGTCCAGCCCCGGCCCAGCCCAGCCACATCCCGACAGCTCCCAGCGCTCAGCTCACTCCCTGCTCTTCGAGACACCGCCCGAGTACCAGGGGGACCGCAGCCGGCCCCTAGCCGTCAGCATCCAGCCTCTGAAACT GGCTGAGGATGACTactcggaggaggaggaggaggatgatgacgaagaagaggaggagtatgaTGGGGAGCTCCCCCAGCCAGAGCtggagccacggagcaggaggtgCATGGTGGGAGAGCCCAGCATCAACGTCATCCCTGAGGGACCCAACagcagtgaggaggaggaggaggaagaacagcAGGACTTGCAAAGGGACGACAGCGACTCGGACGGGCCAGTGCTCTATAAAGATGAAGATTCAGacgaggatgatgaggaggatgagcCTCCACCCa GTGCTTTGGCCAGCAGGGTCAGAAGGAAAGACACTTTAGCTTTGAAACTGAGTAACCGACACGCCCCAGAGAAACATGCTCGAGAGGACAAGTCCAGCGGTCACACCGAACGATGCACTCCGGGACAcacaccaggacacacacaccaaggGTCAACAGGGCTGACGTGGCAGAGCAGGGAGCAATGGGATGCCATACGCACACAAATAGGCTCTGCACTCACAAG GCGTCTCAGCCAGAGACCCAGTGCAGAGGAGCTGGAGCAGAGAAACATCCTTCAAC cCAAGAAccaggtagacaggcaggcagaggtccgAGAGATCAAACGTAGGCTCACCAGGAAG